One segment of Kribbella amoyensis DNA contains the following:
- a CDS encoding MinD/ParA family ATP-binding protein — MTTDEWVERSTRGPQTGGPRPSRAPGVRLLGRYEGSGFRDERFLVERADRQMVLLTKLLYLIVEHADGHASTDLLADRVSRAYGQRLVPDDLVRLIHDKLGPSGLVALWNGAPVGQRRADPLLALSVRGVLLPTTAVRLIGRLLAPLFHRPVILAIVAAVIAFDVWVVTTLAPADVFAALIDPTGVIAVLLLLLAATLFHEFGHAAGCSYGGARPGQIGVGIYLWIPAFYTNVTNAYRLDRAGRLRTDLGGVYFNAVFIVVAAAAYLWSGWAPLLAVIALSHLEIVQQLLPVVRFDGYYILGDLAGVPNLFGHVRPIMRSLLPGPAKDPRVAQFRLRPRVIVTAWVLVTVPALVIGLGVLMWNAPKYLAGFWDRADALLASTRALASAGEMGAAILSVLSLLAITLPVVGLSLVLGRAVLQVLRAVRARRNTVTATPPAGEEPMSTAYNPKRINGIESGMTATAPPPATSVEEPGAAAFTEERMLRRRTTAPRQGWRHGLYVATSGRVNVGPSAAERREQERIERVRTPLQGPRRVVTLSRKGGAGKTTTTLMLGHTLAVHRGDRVVALDANPDAGSLVYRVRRQTPATVTTLLGERELITKYADLRAYTSQAPTRLEVIASDDDPSISQALGDRDYRAAIDLLTQHYNLILIDTGTGILDSAVQGILREADQIVVVMPPALDGARVAAGTLDWLDQHGHADLVASAVAVINTTRGRQRWLQLDEIEKHFASRCAGTVRIPWDPALESGAATDLADLRPATRDAYLELAETVAGGFAAERWPGR; from the coding sequence ATGACGACCGACGAGTGGGTCGAGCGCAGTACCCGGGGACCGCAGACCGGCGGTCCTCGGCCGAGTCGTGCGCCCGGGGTGAGGCTGCTCGGCCGGTACGAGGGATCCGGGTTCCGGGACGAACGCTTCCTGGTCGAGCGGGCGGACCGGCAGATGGTGCTGCTCACCAAGCTGCTCTACCTGATCGTCGAACACGCCGACGGCCACGCCTCGACCGACCTGCTCGCCGACCGGGTGAGCCGGGCGTACGGGCAGCGGCTGGTTCCCGACGACCTGGTCCGCCTCATCCACGACAAGCTCGGGCCGTCCGGCCTGGTCGCGTTGTGGAACGGCGCTCCCGTCGGTCAGCGTCGAGCGGATCCCCTGCTGGCGTTGAGTGTTCGCGGCGTCCTGCTGCCGACGACCGCGGTCCGCCTGATCGGCCGGTTGCTCGCTCCGCTGTTCCACCGGCCGGTGATCCTCGCGATCGTCGCTGCCGTCATCGCGTTCGACGTGTGGGTGGTGACCACGCTCGCGCCGGCCGACGTGTTCGCCGCGCTCATCGACCCGACCGGAGTCATCGCGGTCCTGCTTCTGCTGCTGGCGGCGACGCTGTTCCACGAGTTCGGTCACGCGGCCGGGTGTAGCTACGGGGGTGCGCGGCCAGGGCAGATCGGGGTCGGCATCTATCTGTGGATCCCCGCCTTCTACACCAACGTCACCAACGCGTACCGGCTCGACCGGGCGGGCCGGCTGCGTACCGATCTGGGTGGTGTCTATTTCAACGCGGTCTTCATCGTGGTTGCCGCCGCGGCGTACCTGTGGAGTGGTTGGGCACCACTGCTCGCGGTCATCGCCCTGTCCCACCTGGAGATCGTCCAGCAGTTGCTGCCGGTCGTCCGCTTCGACGGGTACTACATCCTCGGCGACCTGGCCGGTGTACCGAACCTGTTCGGCCACGTTCGCCCGATCATGCGGAGCCTGCTTCCCGGCCCGGCCAAGGATCCCCGCGTCGCCCAGTTCCGGCTACGACCCCGGGTGATCGTGACGGCGTGGGTGCTGGTCACCGTGCCCGCGTTGGTGATCGGGCTGGGCGTGTTGATGTGGAACGCCCCCAAGTACCTGGCCGGCTTCTGGGATCGCGCGGATGCGTTGCTGGCCAGTACGCGAGCACTCGCCTCGGCCGGAGAGATGGGCGCGGCGATCCTCTCGGTCCTGTCCCTGCTGGCGATCACGCTCCCCGTCGTCGGCCTGAGTCTCGTCCTGGGGCGAGCGGTGCTCCAGGTACTCCGCGCAGTACGCGCCAGGCGTAACACCGTGACCGCAACTCCACCGGCCGGGGAGGAACCGATGAGCACCGCGTACAACCCGAAGCGGATCAACGGCATCGAGTCCGGGATGACCGCGACCGCACCGCCCCCGGCCACCTCCGTCGAGGAACCAGGTGCGGCCGCGTTCACCGAGGAGCGGATGCTCCGCCGCCGGACGACGGCGCCCCGGCAGGGATGGCGGCATGGCCTGTACGTCGCGACGAGCGGACGCGTCAACGTCGGACCGAGCGCGGCCGAACGCCGTGAACAGGAACGGATCGAGCGAGTCCGGACGCCGTTGCAAGGCCCTCGCCGGGTGGTCACCCTGAGCCGCAAGGGCGGCGCCGGTAAGACCACCACCACGTTGATGCTCGGCCACACGCTGGCCGTCCACCGAGGGGACCGGGTGGTCGCCCTGGACGCGAATCCGGACGCGGGGTCCCTCGTCTACCGTGTCCGCAGACAGACGCCGGCCACGGTGACCACCCTCCTCGGGGAACGCGAACTGATCACCAAGTACGCCGACCTGCGCGCGTACACCTCGCAGGCTCCGACCCGGCTCGAGGTGATCGCGTCGGACGACGATCCCTCCATCAGCCAGGCCCTCGGCGACCGGGACTACCGGGCCGCGATCGACCTGCTCACCCAGCACTACAACCTGATCCTGATCGACACCGGCACCGGGATCCTCGACAGCGCGGTCCAGGGCATCCTGCGTGAGGCGGACCAGATCGTCGTGGTGATGCCGCCCGCGCTCGACGGCGCCCGGGTCGCCGCCGGGACGCTGGACTGGCTGGACCAGCACGGCCACGCCGACCTGGTCGCGTCCGCGGTCGCGGTGATCAACACGACCCGGGGCCGGCAGCGCTGGCTCCAGCTGGACGAGATCGAGAAGCACTTCGCCTCGCGTTGCGCCGGGACCGTCCGCATCCCGTGGGACCCGGCGTTGGAGAGCGGCGCGGCGACCGACCTCGCCGACCTGCGTCCCGCCACCCGGGACGCGTACCTCGAACTGGCCGAGACGGTGGCCGGCGGATTCGCCGCCGAACGCTGGCCCGGCCGCTGA
- a CDS encoding AfsR/SARP family transcriptional regulator: MRTLSGCDLRLHLLGDWLLVAGPGAPEEVELPAGPKHLIALLALNGRCARTQAAATLWPDCPDEVAAARLRAVLWRLRHRHAGVPPLLEIGDASLALTDDVAVDVHRFEASAELLIHDPGEREVPDDEAAAAVLDSSELLPGWYDDWVLAARERLRYLRLSALDALADRRRTQRRSHEALQAARAAISVEPLHESAHRTIVRTHLENGDIVEAVQHYEKFRAMLERELGFPPSELFRELVHPYLAGVTARRIARTR, from the coding sequence GTGCGCACACTCTCGGGGTGCGATCTGCGACTACACCTGCTCGGTGACTGGTTGCTCGTCGCCGGTCCCGGAGCTCCCGAGGAGGTGGAGCTCCCCGCCGGTCCGAAACACCTCATCGCTCTGCTCGCGTTGAACGGTCGCTGCGCCCGCACCCAAGCCGCGGCGACGCTCTGGCCCGACTGCCCGGACGAGGTGGCCGCCGCTCGGCTTCGTGCTGTTCTCTGGCGACTGCGGCACCGGCACGCCGGCGTACCGCCTCTGCTCGAGATCGGCGACGCGTCCCTCGCGTTGACCGACGACGTGGCCGTGGACGTGCATCGGTTCGAGGCGAGCGCGGAGCTGCTGATCCACGACCCGGGCGAGCGCGAGGTACCGGACGACGAGGCCGCGGCCGCGGTACTGGACTCGTCGGAACTGCTGCCGGGGTGGTACGACGACTGGGTCCTGGCAGCGCGCGAACGCCTGCGGTACTTGCGATTGAGCGCCCTGGACGCGTTGGCCGATCGACGCCGGACGCAACGACGTTCCCACGAGGCGTTGCAGGCTGCCCGGGCCGCGATCAGCGTCGAACCGTTGCACGAGAGCGCGCACCGCACGATCGTCCGGACCCACCTGGAGAACGGCGACATCGTCGAAGCCGTCCAGCACTACGAGAAGTTCCGCGCGATGCTCGAACGCGAACTCGGGTTCCCACCGAGTGAACTCTTCCGGGAACTGGTCCACCCGTACCTGGCCGGCGTCACCGCCCGCCGCATCGCCCGCACCCGCTGA
- a CDS encoding class I SAM-dependent methyltransferase, translated as MSDTITPAFDEARAEAFAERMGALLNDGMLSLLMSIGHQVRLYDVLAELPPSTSEEIAAAAELQERYVREWLGAMATARIVEYDPGARTFRLPPEHAAFLTRAAGPDNLAKAMQFVPLMAGVESPLVDCFRDGGGVPYSEYTEFHRLMAEDSGAVFDALLLDVTLPLVPGLPDRLADGIEVADIGCGSGHAINLIAGAYPRSRCTGFDFSDDGIGAARAEAGRLGLTNAEFEVRDVAELGERERFDLVTAFDAIHDQAHPGTVLAEIAASLRPGGVFLMVDIDASSKLEENLDHPFATFLYSVSTLHCMTVSLALGGEGLGTVWGRQQATEMLAAAGFGSVKVETIEADPFNAYYIAHKA; from the coding sequence ATGAGCGACACGATCACACCCGCCTTCGACGAGGCGCGCGCGGAGGCTTTCGCCGAACGGATGGGCGCCTTGCTCAACGACGGCATGCTGTCCCTGCTGATGAGCATCGGTCACCAGGTCCGGCTGTACGACGTGCTGGCCGAGTTGCCGCCGTCGACCAGCGAGGAGATCGCGGCTGCCGCCGAGTTGCAGGAGCGCTACGTCCGCGAGTGGCTCGGCGCGATGGCGACCGCCCGGATCGTCGAGTACGACCCGGGCGCGCGGACGTTCCGATTGCCGCCGGAGCACGCCGCGTTTCTGACCAGAGCGGCGGGGCCGGACAACCTCGCCAAGGCGATGCAGTTCGTCCCGTTGATGGCCGGCGTGGAGTCCCCGCTCGTCGACTGCTTCCGAGACGGCGGCGGCGTGCCGTACTCGGAGTACACCGAGTTCCACCGGTTGATGGCCGAGGACAGCGGTGCGGTCTTCGACGCGCTGTTGCTCGACGTGACCCTGCCACTGGTCCCGGGCCTGCCGGATCGCCTGGCCGACGGGATCGAGGTCGCGGACATCGGGTGTGGGAGTGGGCACGCGATCAACCTGATCGCCGGGGCGTATCCGCGCAGTCGCTGTACCGGATTCGACTTCTCCGACGACGGGATCGGGGCGGCTCGGGCAGAAGCGGGGCGGCTCGGGCTGACCAATGCGGAGTTCGAAGTCCGCGACGTGGCGGAGTTGGGGGAGCGGGAACGGTTCGACCTGGTCACGGCGTTCGATGCGATCCACGATCAGGCGCATCCGGGGACGGTGCTGGCCGAGATCGCCGCCTCGTTGCGCCCGGGCGGAGTCTTCCTGATGGTGGACATCGACGCGTCCAGCAAACTCGAGGAGAACCTCGACCACCCGTTCGCCACGTTCCTCTACAGCGTCTCCACCCTGCACTGCATGACCGTGTCGCTCGCGCTCGGCGGGGAAGGACTTGGCACGGTGTGGGGTCGCCAGCAGGCGACCGAAATGCTCGCCGCGGCCGGCTTCGGTTCGGTCAAGGTCGAGACGATCGAGGCGGACCCGTTCAACGCGTACTACATCGCGCACAAGGCCTGA
- a CDS encoding aldo/keto reductase, whose protein sequence is MSQGPTITLSHGSAMPRIGLGTSPMNDADAERAVHEAIGLGYRLIDTAEAYRNEVGVGRGLQGAPREELFVTSKFNRHRHSVDGARAAFEESAEKLGLEYLDLLLIHWPNPEHGQYVEAWRGLIALREAGMVRAIGTSNFKPSHLRRLVDETGVAPEVNQIQLSPFWAKQESREFHAEHGIVTEAWSPIGRGRELLQHPKVVEIAERHGRTPAQVVLRWELQLDVVPIPKSSNPQRLQENLAVFDFELSQDESDALTALDGTGPEEADSDRTGH, encoded by the coding sequence ATGAGCCAAGGACCGACGATCACACTCAGTCACGGTTCGGCGATGCCGCGAATCGGGCTGGGCACGTCGCCGATGAACGACGCGGACGCCGAACGCGCCGTCCACGAGGCGATCGGACTGGGGTACCGGTTGATCGACACCGCCGAGGCTTACCGCAACGAGGTCGGGGTCGGGCGTGGGTTGCAGGGTGCGCCGCGCGAGGAGTTGTTCGTGACGTCGAAGTTCAATCGGCACCGGCACAGCGTCGACGGTGCGCGGGCCGCGTTCGAGGAGAGCGCGGAGAAGCTGGGACTGGAGTACCTCGACCTGCTGTTGATCCACTGGCCGAATCCCGAGCACGGCCAGTACGTCGAGGCCTGGCGCGGGTTGATCGCGCTCCGGGAGGCGGGCATGGTTCGCGCGATCGGGACGTCGAACTTCAAGCCGTCGCATCTGCGCAGGCTCGTCGACGAGACCGGGGTCGCGCCGGAGGTGAACCAGATCCAGCTCAGCCCGTTCTGGGCCAAGCAGGAGAGCCGCGAGTTCCACGCGGAGCACGGGATCGTCACCGAGGCGTGGAGCCCGATCGGGCGCGGCCGCGAACTGCTCCAGCACCCCAAGGTGGTCGAGATCGCCGAGCGGCACGGCCGAACGCCGGCTCAGGTAGTGCTGCGGTGGGAGCTTCAACTGGACGTGGTCCCGATTCCGAAGTCGTCGAATCCGCAACGGCTTCAGGAGAATCTGGCGGTCTTCGACTTCGAGCTGAGCCAGGACGAGTCGGACGCGCTCACAGCCCTCGATGGCACCGGCCCGGAGGAGGCTGACTCCGACAGGACGGGCCATTAG
- a CDS encoding XRE family transcriptional regulator — protein MTIIEEWTGRHARALQAAMRLTNEAFAEYLGIAPRTVSKWRRRPEMVPSQYLQEALDTTLRRTDAETQARFAANLGLPAPPVAVSADGAMSKGEEGLEFDPSFVDQLYSAVGELTRVLSGLPTRSAPATSTPADSPDEFQAGR, from the coding sequence ATGACAATCATCGAGGAATGGACCGGCAGGCACGCACGCGCCTTGCAGGCGGCGATGCGCCTGACCAACGAGGCCTTCGCCGAGTATCTCGGCATCGCGCCGCGCACGGTGTCGAAGTGGCGCCGGCGGCCGGAGATGGTGCCCAGTCAGTACCTGCAGGAAGCGCTGGACACGACTCTGCGAAGAACCGACGCGGAGACCCAGGCGCGGTTCGCCGCCAACCTGGGCCTCCCCGCGCCACCCGTCGCGGTCAGCGCCGACGGTGCGATGTCCAAGGGCGAGGAAGGGCTGGAGTTCGACCCGTCGTTCGTCGATCAGCTGTACTCCGCGGTGGGCGAGCTGACGCGGGTGCTGTCCGGCCTGCCGACCAGGAGCGCGCCCGCGACCTCAACACCGGCCGACAGTCCCGACGAGTTCCAGGCGGGGCGATGA
- a CDS encoding KTSC domain-containing protein: protein MRSASVRSVGYEGSVLEIEYVSGDVYQYFEVPQPTYAGLLAAESIGSYVNREIKPYYEFREVYR from the coding sequence GTGAGGTCCGCGAGCGTCAGGTCGGTGGGTTACGAGGGGAGTGTCCTCGAGATCGAGTACGTGAGCGGCGACGTGTACCAGTACTTCGAAGTCCCGCAGCCGACGTACGCCGGACTGCTGGCGGCCGAGAGCATCGGGAGCTACGTCAACCGCGAGATCAAGCCGTACTACGAGTTCAGGGAGGTCTATCGGTGA
- a CDS encoding serine hydrolase domain-containing protein, translating to MGEQMSVDALQEQVEADLTEFKVPGVSWAVIDGDEITATGQAGRAAADGDRLVDDRTIFQACSISKPITTFAMLRLVDRGLLDLDEDVNHRLTSWQIPPTGTWQPVVTLRQLVSHSAGLTVSGFPGYRHNDELPTTVQILDGVRPANTFGVRVDTVPGTQFRYSGGGTTVVQQLLEDVTGTPFRQLLRELVLEPLGMRDSDYAQPLPPDRHGQAATAHDEQGEPLDGRWNTYPELAAAGLWTTPTDLCRFALGVRAAYSGAGGALLSTGLAREMLTPQMPSTARIGGLDSLGLGLFLGGGGTTFGHSGGNAGFRCHLIAYRDTGQGAAVMTNGDNGVWVLQKAFASLATQYGWIGYPQELIELSEPSPEELDKLCGRYELRKTSLEIARDGSSLEVTFAGQEALTFFATGQNRFATSFADTQLVVRDGELYFVQNEEELPCRRL from the coding sequence GTGGGAGAGCAGATGTCGGTCGACGCGTTGCAGGAGCAGGTCGAGGCGGACCTCACGGAGTTCAAGGTGCCCGGCGTCAGCTGGGCGGTGATCGACGGCGACGAGATCACGGCGACCGGGCAGGCAGGGCGCGCCGCTGCCGACGGGGATCGCCTCGTCGACGATCGCACGATCTTCCAGGCGTGCTCGATCAGCAAACCGATCACCACGTTCGCGATGCTCCGCCTGGTCGACCGTGGCCTGCTCGACCTCGACGAGGACGTCAATCACCGGCTCACGTCATGGCAGATCCCGCCCACCGGGACCTGGCAACCGGTGGTCACCTTGCGCCAGCTGGTCAGCCACAGTGCTGGTCTCACGGTGAGTGGCTTCCCCGGATACAGGCACAACGACGAGCTTCCGACTACGGTCCAGATCCTCGATGGAGTCCGGCCGGCCAACACCTTCGGCGTGCGCGTGGACACCGTTCCGGGGACCCAGTTCCGGTACTCGGGCGGCGGGACCACGGTTGTGCAGCAGCTCCTGGAAGACGTCACCGGTACGCCCTTCCGCCAGTTGCTGCGCGAACTCGTCCTGGAACCACTCGGGATGCGCGACAGCGACTACGCACAACCGCTGCCGCCCGACCGACACGGGCAAGCAGCCACCGCTCACGACGAGCAGGGCGAACCGCTCGACGGACGCTGGAACACGTACCCCGAGCTCGCCGCGGCCGGATTGTGGACGACGCCGACCGACCTGTGCAGATTCGCGCTCGGTGTGCGGGCCGCGTACTCGGGTGCCGGGGGCGCGCTGCTCTCGACGGGATTGGCGCGGGAGATGCTCACTCCGCAAATGCCTTCCACAGCACGCATCGGCGGTCTCGACTCGCTTGGCCTGGGCCTGTTCCTCGGGGGAGGCGGCACGACGTTCGGCCACTCGGGTGGGAACGCGGGATTCCGGTGCCACCTGATCGCCTATCGCGACACCGGCCAGGGCGCTGCCGTGATGACGAACGGCGACAACGGCGTGTGGGTACTGCAGAAGGCCTTCGCCTCGCTCGCAACGCAGTACGGCTGGATCGGCTATCCGCAGGAGCTCATCGAACTGAGCGAGCCGAGTCCGGAGGAGCTGGACAAGCTGTGCGGTCGGTATGAGCTGCGCAAGACGTCGCTCGAGATCGCGCGAGACGGTTCGAGCCTTGAGGTGACGTTCGCCGGCCAGGAAGCACTCACCTTCTTCGCCACGGGTCAGAACCGCTTCGCGACCAGCTTCGCCGACACGCAGCTCGTGGTCCGTGATGGGGAGCTGTACTTCGTTCAGAACGAGGAAGAGCTTCCCTGCCGTCGCTTGTGA